In the genome of Crassostrea angulata isolate pt1a10 chromosome 6, ASM2561291v2, whole genome shotgun sequence, the window aactagttcttgtcagcggcgatgatttgtgctttggttcaaacactgtttcactttcggtttgtcagagtaactgcataggagagttgattaaaatcaactcctagAAATGCTTGAAAACGACTTGCAAATTGCTTGAAAAGTACTTAAAGAATCATATTTATCAGATTGACATTTAATGCGAAGAAAGTGtaggatacatgtatatatatacatgtacatgtatcaaaattatCCTCTATATTTATAATAACACGTGAAACAGACAATTAGTTGGCATCCAAAAAttcatcatcgtcatcatcatcatttccCTGATACGACCCAGGAGGAAGGTTTGATAAAATATCTGCATTATAAACATCAgcaataattttaaacatgctctaaagagaaaaaaaatggtcCATTGTATGCCTATGTGTACTAGCATTATTGGTTTAGGGTTTATCAGCAAGACATTTAACCCTCTAAGATCTAGATAAATAATTCATTCAAACTCGTTGTCTCgtcttaaaaaattaacattgaaGCATATCAATGGGCGGCGTTTTAACAATTCCAAACAATGATCTAAGTTTCTTGATAGTAATCGTTATTCTATCAATTTAAATGTATCAGTAGCAAACGTATACTTCAAATAACAATAACACTTCGATATATATGTTACGAAATATATCTTCGTACTTCCTGAATAGATGTTAAACTATGACTGTCCACTGGATTTATATTGTGTTAATTCATGTTGTTTTTGGTGAGTATTGGTCACTATTTATTTGATAGTTTATTCATGAATGTTCCTTTAATTTGTCCTCTAGATTgagatataattaatttaacttAAGTATTTAAGAAAAGTTTCCAAGAAATTTTTGCCTATTTCTTGTCAGTCGACCTCACGTTTTTGTATATTGTACTACTATTAGAACAATAgcattcaaaaattgataacgGTACTCATCTCTTTTGTTTGCTTTACTTAATTCATAGTCAACTCATACAGTGTCCATGTTGAAACCTCTCTGGAACAATCTTCCGACGGTACCATGTTGGAACCAGTTTTCAAATGTGTTGTTGACCATCCGCAAAATGGGGTTATGTATGACGTTCAGTGGTTCATTGGTAATGACTTGATACCTAAAGCTGGGTCATATAATGTAACAAATCAAACTATGAACACCTCTTCTTTGAAGACAGACCACTGGGCCGATAACTACAGCTTGAACTTTAACGTAAGTATAGGGAGTCAGAGGATTAGTTCATTTTAACTTAGGTTTTCAATGGAAGAAAACTAAATACAATGTAGCATGCATCTTTTATGATAACTTGTACTTTTTAACCGGCTTTTCCAACGGataaatccggttattaaattGGTGAAAATGGAGGGCAGGCGggtgggcgggcggctgccaaagggtaccctcattgtacagataactcctcctacagttttcaagatatgaaGTTGTTCTTTTGAAGATCGATTGtatatatatcagaggtgtacATATaactaggattttgatttctgataattgatgaaaaaaataccagcttttgaacttagtcattttttggcaaaatattgcatatagggtacccttattgtacggataactcctcctacagttttcaagatagaaagttgttcttttgcagatcaattgcacatatatcagaggtgtgcatattgctaggattttgatttctgacaatttatgaaaaaataccagcttttgaacttagtcaattttaggcaaaatattgcatatagggtactccatttcactgtaTAGGGTAGGTAGTGTTTTTCAATttagggttgacatggattattttcccgggggaggggggtctgAAAGATAATTTTGCTTGcccgggggaggggggttcCGAGGTCCCCGGTTTGCTGttacattgacagcttttcacttgtttcttATTGCATGTACAATTTACCAATACTACAAAATTCTTGCAGGTGTCTTGTTCTGTCACTATTAAAAATGCAACATCTGGAAACACTGTTTACAACAACACAAGTTCGCCATATTTTGCAGGCATAACAGTAAGTTCAATCACGCAGGACATCAAATTAAACACttcatctttatttttattgtctttGCATTAACATTGCTGTGTTTGTTTGGTGAAGTCAGAATCTTCGGAGATAGTGGTCAAAGAAAGTGAGCAGGTAGAAATTCGTTTGACAAATTCTGTACCTCTGAGTTGTCCTACGTCACTGAACGATTCCATGAAACAAGGGAGCTGCAAGTTGCCAGTGAATATATGGACAACAGCGGAGAAGTATCGGGAGAGGTGCAGAAACGGACTGTTAATGGAAGATCTTCTCATAGACAGCCTGCAATGTGCAGTGACGTTTGAATTCAATGAATCTGGGAATTCCAGCATTGTTTTCAATGTTACTGGTTATACTGATGGGATGATCAATTATCAAAACAGAACAAGTCGTATCCATTTTAACGTGTCTAATTATCACTATGACAGACACGGAATCTGGAGGAATATCAGCATCCCTGAAATAAAGGTATGTCGATTCCAACtctattttgataataaaagatatatttttcctACATTTTTTTTCGTACGAAATAATGTCCAAAAAATCATGTAAATTGAAGGCGACAGTAGTGGACAGGGATTATCTGGTGGACTGGAAGCTGTGTACGTCATACAACGACCCCCACATGACAACGTTTGATGGCAAGACCTGGGAGAATCACAGACCGGGCGAGTTCGTCATGTACAGACACCAACACCTACCTTATTCTGTAAATGTCCAGTTATAATATTGAAACATACGTACAGTGCATCCTCATTAATTCGGACACAAATATTTCGGACATATCACCTTCTGGACTAAATTCATCATTCATGAGCAAGTTTTGAAATGTACATTTGTAGTAAAACATTCTTCATTATTTTCATCAAGATGTTTCTTATTTATTTGGAACAAAAGTGCACATGTATCTGATGAACAAGGATCCGTTATAAATAGATGGGTAGTTAAACAAGGACGATTTGTTGAATAGCATTAtgcaatcttttttaaaatacaatttagaataaaaagaaatgatctaaatatttttattttacatatgaatatctaaaattttagtgaagatattatgtaaacattttcgctctggttttttttttttcaggtcaATGTCTTGTTTTCTTCGTGTGTTGCTGGATACGCAACATGTAATTGCGGGGTTGCTGTCAGAAGCAACCTCAGTCTCTATGTGGTCAGGACATGCGCACAGGTTTCCTCTACACAAACAGAACTCCTTACCTTTCCATATGAAAACCTAACTCTCAACAGAACAACCGATTTGCATGTGTCCAAGTTAGGGCGTCTATATGAGGTAATAAAATATTAACCCAGAAGTTatatcaactttttaaaaaacctgaaagataaaaaaaaaaattaaaaaccgtTAAATTCCAGGCCACATTTCCGACCGGAACCAAGGTTTCGTTTGATTTGTCGTATGATGATACGTGGATAAGTAGTGTCCGGGTCCGCGCCTCAGTTTCTGACATTGATGCTACTGAGGGCTTGTGTGGGCTGATTAATGGAGACCAAAGCGATGATTTCATTCCTAAACAAGAAAACAACTCTACAGACGAACAGACATTTCTTTTGTCTTGGaggtaaataaaagaaattttagaTAATATATAATTAAGCGACAATTCATATGCATTTACCATTTTGatgttgtatttttaatttcactatttacAGGGTGCCCTTGAAATCCAACGAGAGCTTATTTTCCAAACAACCGAAACTATCGCCGAAGTACGTATACAGATTAATATAGATAATCtgaaatgtatatatgttttagaACTCCCTTAGTAGCCTTTTTTTAACCTCATATTTCTCTAAAAGTTTAAATAGGAGGGAGTATGAAATGTACAGTCTATGTACAAGTATACCAAACGACACAAGCTCTGAAGTCGTCCTTAACACTTCCGTACCCAGCATGCTTTGTACTGAGGACAACTCCATAACAACTAATCTGTCCTTGCTGTCGGACAAGACAACAGAGGCGGGGTTTACGGAGGATCTCTCATACGATCCAAACTATAGCGAGACGGACACACCCCAGGTAAAACCTTCATCATTTGGAACTGCATGTTTGATGTAATCGAACACCTATAAGATATAAtcgttaatatatagaatattaGATCTAATCACAAACCTTTAGAACTATATGTATAGTGATATATGTATGATGGTAAACCTTAAGAAGTTCAACTATATGTTTAGTAAAATGTAATGGCAAACCTTTAGAACTACGATGTATATCCACAGTAAGATTAAATCGAAAAGCTTTTATGAACTATACAGGCACGTAGAGTCGTCGTTTTTgatagtggggggggggggggcgtagtatatctataacttcaatttaactttaatatcactcctaatttccttattttcatatcaattttttacatactccccaAAAAGTGGGGGCCGACTccataataattcaatttttcatatgtaaatttaaaaaaagtgagaggggggggggcaggcccccctgatgctacgtgcatgCTATATGTACTATAAGATGTAATCGTGAACCTTTAGAACTACAAATGTAATAGTAAAGCTGTAATCTTAACATGTTAAGGAGGGTGCTACATGAGCTTGACTGCATTCACTAGGTGTCTGTCTGGCGGAATGGCTGGACTGAGAGTACTGCACGGACGTTCTGTCAGAACTCCTTTAACACTGACCTCGCGGTCAACGAGTGTCAGACGTTGACAAAAATCGAATCAAGTTCCTACATCGAAAGTTGCATTGCAGATATTAAAGTAGGTCAATTTTGGTTATAGAAGTTTtccaaaaattcatttttgatttccTTAACTTGCAATACTTCCTTGGAATATTGAACAtgtattcatttgaaaattttgccgAAAAATCTATGACATAATTCCTGCACGTGTataagtttttctttttctctttattaCTCTTCAGCTGTCAGGAAACACTACATACCTTCAGGACACTATGAATACCTTCAAAGGTGCTTGTTACCAGGAAGTGACGCATGATGAAGTGTATTACGTCAATAGGACAACGGATGGTCGGTTTCTCGCTGACATTATTTTCTCTGTTCTCTGTCCTCGAGATTGTTCAGGAAATGGAAATTGTACAAACGGTAACTTTATGGAAAGAAAGGAGAGAGGGTAATTGCAAGAGTAGCCGAGACTGTTTATGAAGAGAGCGAcaactgtaataaataattatttatcataagCTCTATTACTAGACGCAAGCTCCATTGATTTGGCTCATTTGAAATAGCAGTTTAGCTTATTTCTTGTATGTGTTTGTCTCTCAAGGtgaatattttatgtaaatgtaaccataatgaataaagtatgcATAATGGCATATATTGACAAAAATTTCGTAAAACTTGTCAAGGTACTACTCTGTTCAAAATTTAGAAGAGtacagtgaaataaaacagaaaatatatacatattttacagGTAATTGCAATTGTTTTTCGGGATTCATCGGCAGTGATTGTTCCATCCAACTGTCCTCTCCCCTCGAGGGGTTCCGTCTGCCATTCGACGGTTTATGCGACTCCTCTGCACCAGGATCTTGTCAGACATTTTTTGTCATTGGCTTTTTCCATTCAGATGTCATTTTTGTGAAGTTATCCATTTTTGTCGTAAGTTTATTTATTACATTGCAAAATGTCAACAGATGTTAAAAACAGATGGTCACGGTTTTGGTCAACATTTTCCCCGTATATAATGTTTACagtgcttcagtaaggcatttatAATAGTTAACCGAAATCGGTAAGTTATAAGCGAGGAACAGAACTCGCAAtaatttgttatgtaaataaagctaatgcgatgtttttgtttacattggttcaatataccgtgaaaattctttttcaaactgatttttctatctgcaaatttgttcaaaatttgaGTTTCAGCCACGGAGTAATGAGCCAGATACAGatctcacaattctttgttatataaacaaagctctgatcatgtttttgtttacattttgaatgttgaaaagaaattttcaggTTTAGAACTAAAATGAAGGTCTCAAAcataaggaactgtttattggTGTTCAAAACGaattagcaaataaaaaatttagcttgaaaaagaatttttttcatagaaatgcattattcaagcattgtaaacagtcaaaatagaaaaaatttaaaatttgaccaaaatcgtgacaatgcccTTTCAAGGGACTTGATACGATTTGCGctcaaaattgtcaaatttaatttttccagTTTTGATgtgtaatatgtttaatatgGGTAGTTTTCATGCTTTGTCggaatttaaaagtaaaaatcaagatacaagcaagttacagagtatgaaattttttgttttgtaaacaaagctaaatcttgttattgtttacatatgtgctgtattggtataagtttcagtTAAATGGTGCTTTCTGTTGTTCATGATGTTATTTATGAACACTGTGAATCAGTTTCTTTTTTGTCAGgggtcattttgtcaaagaaatagtaATTCCCTTactttacattatatttgtaaacaagtataagactcaagctttgtttacataacaatgatatATTTCCTCTGTATTTTGCATGTAACTTGACTTAtaacattcaaattatttttcaattatttaaaatgcacaagtaaacTATTTAATAAtggtaataaaatataaaatgttggtGTCAAATCACGTCTAAGTCCCTTTTAATAAGCCTACATCTAAGTTAACCAAGTACACCTCTGtaaatttaaggaaaaaaaatttttactCTAGATTTTTACCAACAACTCGGTCATCAACACCTCAGAGTCTTTCACCCATGCTACATATCATCACTACAATCTGATAGCCCTTGACATTTCTTTGGACAGTCTGGGGAATAATACCGGGGCTGCGATTGGCTGTTACGTCACTCTGAGTTATGACGGATCGACCTATGGAGATCCCCAAAGTTTGTTGATATATGACAAAGACATGTATGATTGCAACAGAGAAACTCTTGAATGTATTTCAAAAGCGGTATGTTGATTATAGTTTAGTTCGATTTAAGAAGATACCTTCTCCCTTAGGGGGTTAACGAAATGTTACAATAGCTAAGTTATTGTTCagttctgaaaatttcaacttAAAGTATTGAATACGAAATTAGAATAAATGTATAGACAgcttaaaatacaaatataagcCATTTTGAAGAGTCTAAAATCCATACTTGTTGTTGTAGCAAGAAGAAAAAGAGCCGAGTGACTCTGGtaatttgcaaataaaattcattttactgatattaaataattacatgtatatagataatCGAGATAGCTTTGCTAgtattcacaaaatattttacttattcATTATATATAGCATATGCAATCTGTAACGCttacaataaattattttacaaacttCAAATTCTGTAATTTTGTCCCATCAATACATGTTattcttttttactaaaataaaCTCGAGGATGGTTAGACGAAGTGCAGAATGATGGCgataaagaagaaataaatatcTGTATATAGCGCTTTGTTCTTTCCCTTTCAGATAATCTAGTTTTGATAGCAATATTGGTAACGGTTATGTCTGTTGTTCTCTCTGCAATAACAGCCTTcctaattttgaaaaaatacaaaaggtaTAGTATAATCGCGCTGAATTTAATAGGAAATTGGTTGTATTTATTTTGTGGGATGACTTTTGGAATAAATCTTTTCCTAACAGTTTCCCGTGCTTTGTCAAAAAATCGATGATAACAAGCCCTCCTCCGCGACAACATTCCATCATACCCCACAGTAAAACGAAAAAGAATAAGATGCCAGAAATGGACGACTCCATTATCTCAAGTCACCCACCTATGCAGCATAATATGGGTCAGGACCGGAGGCGGAAGCCATCGATCAGTTTCCTGTCCAGTGCTCAGTATCCACAGAGTCCTCCGACCAGTCATTTACAGCACAACACGAGGCCACACAGAATCCCCCCTCTGTTACCCCCTCTGGAACCGTGCATTATTTCCCAGCTACCAAGGCGTCAGGAACTCAATTCAAACAAACGCTTCTCACCCTACAAATCTTGAAGATTTGTGCATTGACTATATGTTTTGATTATTACTAGTATTCTTTGGTGTTATTAATAAAGCAGTGAATGTATCTTAGGGGATGCGGATGGATCTGGATGCGAAATGAACCTCGCTTGTCTGACTTTGTTTCTCGTCGGTGCAATGACAATATTTCCGATACATTTCTTTGTCAAAAGTTATTGAGATTGCCTATATTTTCATATCTCATGTCTTTCTTTGAATTCATAACGGATTTTGGAAGTTACTTTGCATAAAATAGCGATCGCGATGTAACTTGGATGTAAGAGCCATTTCACATAATTAAGACATTTGTGATTTTACCGAAGATTATCTATTAATCTTTGTTAATTTTAACCGAATatcaaaaaacttttttgaagTACTTAAGTATTctatatttctataaaatccACGTTATTATTGTTTGTCTAATAAAGCTGATTTGATTAGATTTTTTGGTTATTGTTTCTCAGTTGAGCAAAAAAGGAAATTGAAGCTGTCGGCTGCCTTCACAAACTGTGAAAAAACTGTCAAaatgatttcttcaaatataatatgtaaattcaattatatttttgttttatgtttattttacttaGATTTGTTTTGATacacattttgtttgttttgccTCCTGAATGAACTGAATATAATGTAGAACTGTTTACCTACTGATACCTTACTCAAATTCATTGCATACTTGTCAATTCAAAAATACTCAGCTAAGACAGTAGAACTCTACGTACGTGCCCTTTCATTCAATCATAAACTTAAGGCACAACACGACACTACAAAGTCTTTTCTTGTATCCAAAGCAATCGAAGGCCTGAAACGCAGCAAGGGCAAGACAGTCGACACCCGAGGTCCAATCACTCGTCCCCTCCTGAGACAATTAATTTCATCCCTCCCAACCGTCTGTTCCTCACAATACGAGGCCACGCTATTCACCGCCGCCTTTTCATTGGCTTATTTTGGCCTACTTAGGGTAGGGGAATTCACAACCACTAACAAATCACCATCCACTCATTGTTTAATACTTCAAAACGTAACAGTTCATAGTCATCAGTCCAATTTGAGGCTCACTATACCTCACTCTAAGACAGACCAAACAGGCAAATCTTCCACACTAATCATTTCTAGAGAGTCTGAGAAGGCCTTGTGTCCTATTCAGGCCATCTTAAATTACAGTAACATTCGCCCCCATTCAGCCCCTACTGCTCCTTTTTTCATCCACGCCGACTCCAAGCCACTCACAAGATACCAATTTAACTCAGTTCTTCAGAAAGCGCTCTCCACCATAAGTCACCAAGGGCACTTCAGT includes:
- the LOC128190482 gene encoding von Willebrand factor D and EGF domain-containing protein-like isoform X1; this translates as MTVHWIYIVLIHVVFVNSYSVHVETSLEQSSDGTMLEPVFKCVVDHPQNGVMYDVQWFIGNDLIPKAGSYNVTNQTMNTSSLKTDHWADNYSLNFNVSCSVTIKNATSGNTVYNNTSSPYFAGITSESSEIVVKESEQVEIRLTNSVPLSCPTSLNDSMKQGSCKLPVNIWTTAEKYRERCRNGLLMEDLLIDSLQCAVTFEFNESGNSSIVFNVTGYTDGMINYQNRTSRIHFNVSNYHYDRHGIWRNISIPEIKATVVDRDYLVDWKLCTSYNDPHMTTFDGKTWENHRPGEFVMYRHQHLPYSVNVLFSSCVAGYATCNCGVAVRSNLSLYVVRTCAQVSSTQTELLTFPYENLTLNRTTDLHVSKLGRLYEATFPTGTKVSFDLSYDDTWISSVRVRASVSDIDATEGLCGLINGDQSDDFIPKQENNSTDEQTFLLSWRVPLKSNESLFSKQPKLSPNLNRREYEMYSLCTSIPNDTSSEVVLNTSVPSMLCTEDNSITTNLSLLSDKTTEAGFTEDLSYDPNYSETDTPQVSVWRNGWTESTARTFCQNSFNTDLAVNECQTLTKIESSSYIESCIADIKLSGNTTYLQDTMNTFKGACYQEVTHDEVYYVNRTTDGRFLADIIFSVLCPRDCSGNGNCTNGNCNCFSGFIGSDCSIQLSSPLEGFRLPFDGLCDSSAPGSCQTFFVIGFFHSDVIFVKLSIFVIFTNNSVINTSESFTHATYHHYNLIALDISLDSLGNNTGAAIGCYVTLSYDGSTYGDPQSLLIYDKDMYDCNRETLECISKAQEEKEPSDSDNLVLIAILVTVMSVVLSAITAFLILKKYKSFPCFVKKSMITSPPPRQHSIIPHSKTKKNKMPEMDDSIISSHPPMQHNMGQDRRRKPSISFLSSAQYPQSPPTSHLQHNTRPHRIPPLLPPLEPCIISQLPRRQELNSNKRFSPYKS
- the LOC128190482 gene encoding von Willebrand factor D and EGF domain-containing protein-like isoform X2, yielding MKQGSCKLPVNIWTTAEKYRERCRNGLLMEDLLIDSLQCAVTFEFNESGNSSIVFNVTGYTDGMINYQNRTSRIHFNVSNYHYDRHGIWRNISIPEIKATVVDRDYLVDWKLCTSYNDPHMTTFDGKTWENHRPGEFVMYRHQHLPYSVNVLFSSCVAGYATCNCGVAVRSNLSLYVVRTCAQVSSTQTELLTFPYENLTLNRTTDLHVSKLGRLYEATFPTGTKVSFDLSYDDTWISSVRVRASVSDIDATEGLCGLINGDQSDDFIPKQENNSTDEQTFLLSWRVPLKSNESLFSKQPKLSPNLNRREYEMYSLCTSIPNDTSSEVVLNTSVPSMLCTEDNSITTNLSLLSDKTTEAGFTEDLSYDPNYSETDTPQVSVWRNGWTESTARTFCQNSFNTDLAVNECQTLTKIESSSYIESCIADIKLSGNTTYLQDTMNTFKGACYQEVTHDEVYYVNRTTDGRFLADIIFSVLCPRDCSGNGNCTNGNCNCFSGFIGSDCSIQLSSPLEGFRLPFDGLCDSSAPGSCQTFFVIGFFHSDVIFVKLSIFVIFTNNSVINTSESFTHATYHHYNLIALDISLDSLGNNTGAAIGCYVTLSYDGSTYGDPQSLLIYDKDMYDCNRETLECISKAQEEKEPSDSDNLVLIAILVTVMSVVLSAITAFLILKKYKSFPCFVKKSMITSPPPRQHSIIPHSKTKKNKMPEMDDSIISSHPPMQHNMGQDRRRKPSISFLSSAQYPQSPPTSHLQHNTRPHRIPPLLPPLEPCIISQLPRRQELNSNKRFSPYKS